The DNA window TCTCTTGGTCCAATTTGTGTGCCCGGAGGACGGTAGAATGCATTTTGAGGAACACCCAATGTCTGACTTTTGTCTAAGGCAATGATGCATAGAAATTCTGCGTATTTACATTTTGCATGTCATAAATCACTGTGATATACTCTGATAAGTGTTCAAACGCCTCTAACCTTCCCTTTAACTTTGATTTAATACGATGAGAACAGTAGGGCTTAAAGATTAACTGTCTCTCTATCGTTCTCCTTCTAttccactctttctccctctctccttccccctttctctctctcttttccctccctctctctcctctttcagcaATGAGGAAGCTGACGGCAAAAAGAAAGAATGTGGAGGGAAAGCTAAAGCGCCGTGACATCATCAAGGACTACTCCAACTACTCATCTCAGACGTACGCCCCTCTGTCCCGCATCGGCCTGTTCCCTGACCGCCACTCCCAATGCAACATGGTCAAGAGCCGCTACCTTGATACCTACAAAGGTTTgagtgtgctgatctaggatcagtttgataTTTCAAGATCAttatgaataagattacatggacatggGGGACCTGATCTtaggtcagcactcctactctgagaaaaatgaatacaggccctgaatCTCAACGTGATGGTGTTTTAATAATGCCAGATCATCAAAATGGCTAAGATAGAAGGTAGTGAGCTCTCTTCCTATCTGTCAATCACAGGTCTGCTGGAGCTGGAGGCGGGACTTCCGGTCTCAGTGACAGAGCCATGTATCAAAGCCCCCGTACCCAAAGTCAGCAAGGGCTTCGTCAAACGCTCTGCACGCAGAGAGATGGAGCTCATGAAGACACACCaggtcacaaacacaaacacacacacacacacacacacacacacacacacacacacacacacacacacacacacacacacacacacacacacacacacacacactcaaaagatGTATAATACTATTTTTGTCCCTCCATTTGCAGGCTCTGAAGGAGGAGAAGACTCGtgtggaggagaagaagacaCTGCGCTTCCTCTTTAAGACAGAGAAATCTGTTCCTCGACCACAGACCCCAGTGGTGGACGAGCCCCCTGAGGTACAGTACAGTCTGTCTCAACACACCGTCTGGAGATGTACACTATCCCCCCTCACTCACTATGTGGTCTGTAGCAcatctcttcattctctcttcaCCCTGTCATTCCGGTGTTTTTCCAgggggacgaggagagagagttggCTGTCATCTACTTGCagaagctgctgaggggaagaaGCATTCAGAACCAGGTGTGTTTTTATGAAGAGAATGATAAGCTCTATGATAAACCAacctttctctgtgtctgtctgatgtTATGGGATGCCATCTCTGTGCGCTGCTgtctatctgtatgtgtgtgtgtcagatgtttGAGGGGAAGGAGAAGCGTCAAGAGCTGATCCAGGAGCTGAGAACCACTCATGccctgcagagagaggagcaggagctccagagagcagacacacagctcacactggctctgcagagacagagagagcaacacacacacaaggtgagagagaaaacacacacacagacaggtacaGACACCTCTTCCTCCCCCATCCCTCACTCTCCCATCTTTCTGTCCCAGGCATCCTTAGTGGAGGGTTACCATGCAGGTGTGGCAGGGGCGGAGCTTGTGGACATGCTGGACTTCCTATCGAAGGAGCTGATTCGCCTACAGGAGGAACGCAGGATCCATGCCTTCACCTTATTGGCCGAGAGAGACAGGCGCCTCCGAGAGGCCGAGGAGAGTGGGCGGAGacagatggaagagaggagacgtagagaggaggatgagatcTTCAaacaggtgtctgtctgtctgtctgtctgcgtgtatgtgtgcatgtgtctgcctgCATGCGCACGCCCgtgtgtctgtcgtgtgtgtgtgtgtaatgcctgtactgtcctgtaggtgATGAGGGTTCATCAGGAGACAGTAGATCTGTACCTGGAGGACATCATCCTGGGGACTCTGGACCAGACAGCAGACCAACAGGCCAGACAGGAGATACGCAGAGTGGCAGAGGAGGTCAACAACATCGCCTACGCCATGGAGGAGacgtacgacacacacacacacacacacacaccagggtttccgttagccggtaatagctGGCTTTTTGCCTATAAAAACATAGAAAAGCTGATAACTAAAATTGTCCCTAGCCAATTGTCCAgaagaataataaaaaataccaTTGTGatataatgctttttagcctattcattgatggaaataccagtcaatgtaaatacatttgactggtcatacTTAGCGGTCTATAGGTCAATTTGcgtaatttagtggaattaaattggcgtgtataggctacagtatatttgTTGTGTATCTTATTTATCATACGAATACAGCGTACACATACAGAGCCTTTGaggtgaaaatctgtcagacagcgcgAGAGCTGCTGTGTCAGCATCTCAAATGACAACGGAAGGCAAGCTTCATCAGCGCTTCACACACCACCTTgcagtgagctggaggcagtatactATGCATTTTGGAAatgtacttaattgtttgaaatctGAACATTTTAATagatattatgaggcatgtcttaccttaccttacctagcttcaaagtagcctgttagatctcctctctttctacatttctaacggatattttcgtctctgtcacatgaaacaaCTCGCATGTGCGGTGCTCTTTAGACAACAGTGTTTTccagctaattgcattatggaatgaACATTCacacgtagcctactgccttgtgcacatcgcttataatatgaagaaataatagtttatcaacattttaagctaaacattctgatctgttgcattagGCTCATTGCTTTTTATTGTAGTCTGTTtgaataggctatttctttctccacaagctgaccaatagaatatgtAAACCTTTCTATTCTGGGGATATTAGATTGACAGGCTGGTGATTTTGCTGTTGGTTACTGGTCTTGTTgatgaggaaaagtaaatgtggacagttattctaacatcttcaaagtgcacatcagaattcaGTTAGAAGGACGCACAtcgttgcatcctcgacttgcatgttctgttaatatgaattactataatctaaatgtgatttctgtcattctgagcgctgtgggtggacaccctaatcaGGTTATGCACCCACTGCATATGGGTCCGGCAGATTTCTCAATTGTCCGGCACCACATTTTCCTATCTGACACACACGCCATCTAACATACCATCCATACacactgtatctctgtatctttGTATTGCACAATGTAAAAGCTGtccccttttgtgtgtgtgtgtgtgtgtgtgtgtgtgtgtgtgtgtgtgtgtgtgtgtgtgtgtgtgtgtgtgtggtgtgtgttggtggtgtgtgtgtgtgtgtgtgtgtgtggtgtgtggtgtatagTCGGAGCACTGCGGTCAGAGGAGATCGTAGCAGAGCTGGTGTACAGCTTCCTGATCCCTGAGGTGCAGAAGATCAACGTCAGAGACAGAGGTAGGCCGTTTATTCCCAAAGCACCCAGTACCATCACATGCTGATAATACATGATAGCGTAGTAACACAATAATAATTACATAATAATCCTTTagtctccttcctttcctctctctctttctctctctctccctccccttccttcctccaGTGCGTCAGAGCCAGCGCAGGCACCTCCAGGCGGCTCACCAGATCATCCACGGGGCTGAAGAGAGCACCGTGGCCCCTCCTCCTGGCTCCCCTGGGGCCCAGCGCCCCCCCTCGCCCTCGGACAGGGCCTCCAGCCAGCTCCTGGAGGAGATGCTAATCCATGTGGAGCAGGAGCTGGAGGGAgcaggcaggggagaggaggaacgcAGGGAGGTGGGAGAGGCACAGCAGAAAAGAACCAGCTGAGAATAGATTCATTTCTCAACAGTAGAGAAAACACTTAGTGTTTCTTCAAGCAATGCATCTCCAAAGAGTTCAGTGTCATGcttttgctaaaataaaactGTATTTCATTATCATTGTGTTTGGCTTGTTCTTACGTGCTGTGCTTGATAAAGTGAGTTGATAAGAATTTTGAAAAAGCTGAGTCTAAGATATTTTTTCATGGGtcattgggtcagaagttgactagATCAAATATATGTATTGTATGGGTCATGTTACTAAAGGCTCTTACTACAGGCTACTGTCTACAAAACATGTCGTCCCATGAGTATAGTGTGGGGGAGGCTGTGGTTGTCATAAACCCCacttatttctacaatttatcttcttaaaatgtgaaacctaaacctaaccttacccTTAAGCTTATGCCTAGCCGTAAATCAAGACCAAAAAACTGGAACTAACTCAGTTTTGTTTGTAGCCACATCTTGTTTGGACagcattgtgtcaagtcactctggttcacactgaccatggcgtgtgcagaaagtagcccatcactttctccaactgatctgtcgatagcgcctgctaaattcagggcatcaatgttgttgagaaaagtagcagaaatgttGTAGTTCTTGATGGCTAAAGCCGCGgtagaaaggactatcaacacatactgagcagctcacgttatagacagaagcacaCTATATGggagaccaatccaaactcatttactggcatgtccagcccaaccattatctcagccaatcatggctagtgggaaggttcctgtttAATGATCCCCTCCCCTTCCAACAGGCAATCTGTTTACGTCTCCAtgactgcgtttacacaggcagcctcaattctgatattttgcccaattattggcataAGATTTGATCTGatcggtcaaaagaccaattagtggcaaacgatcagaattgggctgccccTCATGAGGTTATAGATGGCTCTGATGAGGACAACAGCCTCCTGGTTACCGTTGCCACTGGCAATAGAAACAACACATTTAGAATCAAGGCAGATAAAATAGCAATAGTGGGCTAGgtgctaaatacattttatattgggACTAGCACTATAAAAAATACATTCTGTAGAAGTGGGTTTTAAGGCCCGTTTTAAAAGTTCAGAGTGAGCTCTCAGATGGTCAGGGAGAGCATTCAATAGGTGAGTGGCAAGGAGCACAAGGCTCGGTCCTCCATATTCGGAAGGCTTATTTTGGGGTCTTGAAGCAGTAGAGAGTGGCTTGAGCGG is part of the Salvelinus sp. IW2-2015 linkage group LG36, ASM291031v2, whole genome shotgun sequence genome and encodes:
- the cfap91 gene encoding cilia- and flagella-associated protein 91; protein product: MSISVTRTFNKQNETNKGFTQQRVHDYLYDPVYTVSGEMDHARASFKAHASVDRVRKVPEYGSMFSHLPHHPRYALRLDTTDPVPTFIDRRWRGYTEQRREAVQQLARVIPGAQFQVRGRKDSSVSGIDRWKFFKCPLIPFAQQVPPDVVFALPKANPYSTVEGGSEQLPTPFQRTMGVQTDYRDSEAQTDPYTPEYVVRPGTAPPELLTLATLTWGRGLPAGLAEVEMIERTRVKRAWEATLPPMDDLSQLDKRKRMMDEMERKEWAFREDEIQKLQEARLALLMGLLRQREEVQQEATVDRLDLKYSQHQRDKESKLSKIRNDYIISMRKLTAKRKNVEGKLKRRDIIKDYSNYSSQTYAPLSRIGLFPDRHSQCNMVKSRYLDTYKGLLELEAGLPVSVTEPCIKAPVPKVSKGFVKRSARREMELMKTHQALKEEKTRVEEKKTLRFLFKTEKSVPRPQTPVVDEPPEGDEERELAVIYLQKLLRGRSIQNQMFEGKEKRQELIQELRTTHALQREEQELQRADTQLTLALQRQREQHTHKASLVEGYHAGVAGAELVDMLDFLSKELIRLQEERRIHAFTLLAERDRRLREAEESGRRQMEERRRREEDEIFKQVMRVHQETVDLYLEDIILGTLDQTADQQARQEIRRVAEEVNNIAYAMEETNNTLRSEEIVAELVYSFLIPEVQKINVRDRVRQSQRRHLQAAHQIIHGAEESTVAPPPGSPGAQRPPSPSDRASSQLLEEMLIHVEQELEGAGRGEEERREVGEAQQKRTS